The genomic segment tgtatatatataatatatataaacatatatgtgtgtgtgtgtgtttgtgtgtgtgatataaatacatacatacatacaatgatgTACTTGGGATGTTATCCAggacattgatatatatagatatatagatatgtatatatatatagatatatagatatatatgtaatataatataatttaatttaatttaatttaattatatatatatattatatatatatatatatatatatatatatatatatatatatatatatagttatatatatatatatatatatatatatatatatatatatatatataaatatatatattatatataaatatataaatataaattatatatatatatatatattatatatatatattatatatatattatatatataatatatatatatatatattatatatatatatatatatatatataatatataagatatatatatatattaatatatatatattaattatatatatatatatatatatataagatatatatatatatatatatatattatatatatatatattaattaatatatatatatatatatatatatatatatatatatattatatatatatattattatattatatatatatatatattatatatattatatatatatattatatatataatatatatatatatatatataatatataatatatatataattatatatatataattatatatatatatataattttatatatatatatataattatatatatttaattatatatatatatataattatatatatatatatgtatatatatatatatgtatatatatatatatatatgtatatgtatatatatataatatatatatatatatattatataattatatatatatatatatatatatatatatatatattatatgtatatatatatatatatatatatatatatatatatattatatgtatatatatatatatatatatatatatatatatatatatatatatattatatatatatatatattatatgtatatatatatatatatatatgatatatatataatataatatatacataatataatatatatatatatatataatatatatatatatatatataatataatatatatataacatatatatacttatatatatatatatatatatatatatatatatatatatatatatatgtatatgtatatatatatatgatatatataatataatatatatatatacatatatatacatatatatatatatatatatacatatatatatatatatatatatatatatatatatatatatatatacatatatatatatatatatatataatatatatataaatataaataaatatatatatatatatatatatatatataatatatatataaatatatatatatatatatatatatatatatatatatatattatatgtatatataaaatatatataatatataatatacatatatatattatatatatatgtataatatatatatataatatatattatatatatatatattatatatatatatatatattatatatatgtatatatgtacatatatatatatatatatatatatatatatattacattatatatatatatatatatatatatatatatatatatatatatatatatatatatatatattatatatatatatatattttatatatatatatatatattatatatatatatatatatatatatttatatatatattatatatatatatattatatatatatatattatatatatatatatattatatatatacatatatatatatatatatatatatatatatatatatatatatatatatatatatatatatatatgtatatatattatatatatatatatattatatatatatatgttatatatatatatatattatttatatatatatttataatatatatacatatatatatatatatatatatatatatatatatatatatataatatatttatatatatacttatatatatataatatatttatatatatatttatatataatatatatatattatatatatatatatatatatatatatataatatatattatatatatataatatatttgtatatgatatatttatatatatatatatatatatatatatgatatatatatatatatatatatatatatataatatatatatatataatattatataataatataatatatatatatatataatatatatataaatatatatatatatatatatatatatatatatatataatatatatatatataatatatatatataatatatatatttatatatataaatatatataatatacataaatatatatatatatatatatatatatatatatatatatatatatatatatatatatatgtaatacaatataatataatatatatataataatcatatatataatatatatattatatatatatatatatatatatatatttatgtattatataatatatatatatataatatatatatatataatatatatatatatatatatatatatatatatatatatatatatatatatatatagtatatatatatataatatatatatataatatatatatataatatatatatatatatatataatatatatatataatatataatatataatatatatatatatatataatatataatatatatatatataatatatatataatatatatatataatatatatatatataatatatatatatatatataatatatataatatatatatataatatatatataaatacttatatatatattatatatatatataagtatttatatatatattatatatatattatatatattatatatataatatatatataatatatatatatatatataatatatatatataatatctatatatatatatgatatatatatatataatatatataatatataatatatatatatataaagtatatttatatataatatatatatataatatatacatataaaatatatatataatatatatatatgtatataatatatatatataatatatatacatatacatttacatttatataatatatatatataatatatatataatatatatatatatatatatatatatatataatatatgtatataaatatatatatgatatatataatatatatatatatacaatatatatatatatatattataatatatatatatatatatatatatatatatatatatatatatatatatatatatacatatatatatatatatatatatatattgtatatatatatatatatgtatatatatatatatctatatatatatatatatatatgtatatatatatgtatatatatatgtatatatatatatatatatatatatatatatatatatatatatatatatatatatacatgatgcagtgtaaaagtagaaaagaagacaTATGGTTCATAGGGCAATGGTGCTTCCTCTTTCCCATTACGTGACGtgagagagccccccccccctcgccaataTCCCTTGACTTGACGTATTACCTGACAGTCTCCGCGAAGGACTCATTAACCGTGCCGGTGCTGCGGCTGTCGTCTCCTCTTACTTGTCTGCGGTCTCTCTCCAGCTCCACCACCATACCCTGCACCGTCACACGCTTGAACTcttgagggaagaggaaaatagagttCATGGGGAGTCGTAGAAATTGTGCTGTTCACCCTACAGGACCATAACTTTATCAATGCCAACCTTAGCTTCTTATTCTCAGTGTCTCTTTGttcatctttatttccctttttctctcgccAGTTGCGTAGTTTGATGAAATTATAAtagtatatttatttaccttGATTCTGTTTCTTTAAACAGGAACATTTAGTATTATGCAGAATTCACGTGTCCTTTGGGAGGGCCCGTTGCCAATGAAAActggtcccctcccccccccccctggcgctGCCTACCACATTCAttcccttctattttcctccCATTTGGGCATGGTTATCGCAACAGAAGGTGGAATTGGTTGGAAATATGTATTGGTAGAAGAAATAGAATCTGTTATTGCCTAAGAGCAATGCGTGTCGAAGCTAATTCATTTAACAGGCGGcggtttaaaaaaaaggggggggggagttctctTAGGTGGATATACTTTCCAAAAAGATAACACAATGCAACTACGCAGACACTTGATTTAAGAGCCAATTGTAGATCTAGACAATCCTTAATACCCTcaaaaattataattactattaccattattatcattatcaccaccattctcATTGGCGATAACAATAATTTGCCCAATTAGATAACTTATTCCAGTCTTTTTTAACTGACTTCCCAATCTATCAGACATCTTTACAGAATCCCATACTTCctgctttgacaacctgttccccttcctcagacgcatacatGTCCTTCACTTGACCTAATCCCGTTACCCAACCCTACTGTAACCCATTCACTCATCAACACCTTTACCCATCTTTGACCAtttcaatattactctagatagtttaCGCGCAGCAACTAATTGTTAACTCAACCACCCTTCACTACTCTTTACtgtactttcctatagtgctatgtgACATTAGATGttccatttattttgcttttaaccattaaccattaaccattctagTCTTTCCCAAAACGCTTAGTAATTCTGCGTCATTCACAATACCTGGGACTAGAGTCAACAAGACGACGTAAAAGGCTCCAGCGAGGACCCACTCCGAGGCAGTAGCCACCACGTGATAGGCCCAACTATTTCGTTCTCTCATCCAGCTGTGTTCTGCCGCCCAGTAAGCTGAAATATAATGTTTACTGTAAGTTCGAGGTGAAAACATTACAGAAGATcaagtgtacgtgtgtatatatacatacaaatgctgAAATATTCCCAAGGTATACGTAGATAGAGAATACAAGTATACATGTGAATTAATGACAACTGGCGGGTAGAGTATGAACGcgaattaatatatttttaccaGAGCAACAGGGGAGGATGGTGCCAAAGTTTCAAGCACAATTCTTCCAGTGAATGTCTCATATTTAAACTATTGCTTCACCAATAACCAATCGCAACGGTTTTGGTATTGGTATatccctctcggtctctcctaTCCAAAATACATCAAAATTATGCCgcggaccccctccccccgccacccatTAGCGACAATCTTGGTCCCGAAATCAGGGAATAGCATTGaagataccagggaaattgcgggcAAAATATTAATATACTCAAATCGGTCTGGAGGATGTTCCCTCTGCGCCTCCCCTCCTGGGGAGTGCCGCCCCTAACCCTTGCAATGGAAAACAAGGAATCCACGTATTCTCGGCAGGGAAGAGCTTACGACCAGCATGTGGGCgtggttttttgtttttcctaggagggggttgggggcggttCTGTGTATGTTATTCATGTTTTACCCTTCAATTCCCCTGGTAcgtttcatgccctcccctgctatcggtgCCAAGAATGTGCGGGTTTGGGCGGTTTCCGCagcataatttctatatatttggataatggagagtgagagaaatccatcgataccaaaatcgtcgcaaTCTGTTAAGcgaaggtatattgtaaaattaACAAATATCAATAACCAAACTGAATAAATCCAGAAATCacgaaacatgataataatattttttttttattattattattatttttgtaacaataatgagcatcggaaacgagaaggaaaactCCATTAATACCTACCCACGTCTTTGTTGTCTCGCGTGTGAAGGTAACTGAAGACGACGGTTACGACGCACATGGCGCTGGCGAGGAAAGAGCAGAAGACACGCAAATGTGATACTGCTCGGCTGTTCACTCGCGGCTCTAGACTGTATGACATCACCGCCTGAAGGAAGCGTATAAAAATATGGGTGAATAAAGAAACAGATGAGGAAAAGTTGGGTTATTTCATCGATGATATGCATTCCAACTAATGTCTTGTTTCACACGACTTCGCAACGACTGTTGTGAAAAGTAATGcaggctctttatatatatatatatatatatatatatatatatatatatatatatatatatatatatatatatatatatatatatatatatatatatatatatatatatatatatatatatatatatatatatatatatatatatatatatatatatgtatgtattgagtcCTAACCTTTTTTAAGGGAATTTAAGAAATGCTTTTGTTGTCTCACCTGcatccatatgtataaatttccCACCCCGAAAGCCAGACAGGCGCCAAGAAGGTGAATGCTTGTGAAATTGGTGGCCTGGAAAGAATCAAAAACGGTTCACCATCTAATTCAAAATAGAGAGACTTCGACAGCATTCCACATGCTCCCAGTGTCAACGCAAATAACTTACCTGGAAGTTCCCAACCAAAGAGATCCCAAGGGAAGCTGCATAGCCGAAGAAGGAGGCCACTTTGCTCCTGGACGGAAGGGCCTTCGGGGCGATGTTCTTGGCGCAGTAGTCGAGGATCATCTTGTGCCTCATCCACACCAATGCTGCCACTACgatggacagagagacagccTTCATATACCGTGTTGGTAATGTCTATATACACGATATTCGGATAATATATGCACGGATATTTTTTGCAAATAAAATAGCAGTAATATAACTAGGACGCTCTATTGTCCCTAAAAGCTGTTGAGACTTACTCAGCACAGCGTCAATGTTCAGCATCTGTCCGAAGAAGCAGCTCTCCGGAGGGTAAGTCCCCGTGGCGCTGATGTAAGGGAAGTCCGGTTCAACATGCCCCGCAACGACCGACCAGACGTACCTGAAAGTGTTCGATACAATTTACGTTTTGTCCGAGATTCGTGATGTGTTCCTGTTTCATTCCTTCATTAGGTGCTAATTATCTAAAACTTAAGCACGGCATCAACCCTTACCCTCTGCTATTAAGGCCTATTTAGGTTAAGTAGGTTGCGGCGCGCGTCTCGTGCAATCCAGAGAGTGGGGAGTGTGTGACTGATTAAAACTGTGCATTCTTCGATAGATAAGATATGGCTTTTGCAAAATAATCTTACAAACAATGCAATTCCATTTACGAAAGCCGTCTATTAAACCAGTTTCCTGATCCTGCTTAGCAACATCTACTCAAAATATCCTAAACAGGCTCATATAAACACAAAAGCCTTTCATGTTTCAAGCAGAATGGCATTCATTTCCAATTTCACTTCCACATTCCAAGACCGAGAGTTATCAGAAGCTGATTAAATATCTTATCCTTAATTTGCGATAATATTTGGGATAAGATATTGCAGCGTACTACAACGGTGTAGTTACGCCCGCCTCCTGAAAATCAGTTCATGAAAAAAATCGTGGGAAAGTTCGATTCATTTAGTGATAGAATGATAAAGACAGAATACCAGGAATGTTGATGAACCTTGGGGATGTGTAGTGTAAATGATGCTTGCAAGTTCGGAGATATAGAGGCAAGACAAGTATAGAGAAATATCAGTAACAAAGTGGAAAGAAAACCgcagaaatagatatatttcacacacacaaacacacacgtacacatgtacacatatatatatatgtgtgtgtgtgtgtgtgtgcgtgtgtgtgtatacatatttaactatatatatatatatatatatatatatatatatatatatatatatatatatatatatgtgtgtgtgtgtgtgtgtgtgtgtgtgtgtgtgtgtgtgtgtgtgtgtgtgtgtgtgtgtgtgtgcgtgtgtgtgtatacatatttaactatatatatatatatatatatatatatatatatatatatatatgtatatgtgtgtgtgtgtgtgtgtgtgtgtgtgtgtgtgtgtgtgtgtgtgtgtgtgtgtgtgtatgtgtgtgtgtgtatgtacacacacacacacacacacacacacacacacacacacacacacacacacacacatatatatatatatatatatatatatatatatatatatatatatatatatatatatatatatatatatatataatacatatatatatatatacatatatatatatatatatatatatatatatatatatgtatatatatataaatatgtgtgtgtgtgtgtttgtgtatatgtatattcatatatatatatatatatatatatatatatatatatatatatatatatatatatacatatatatatatatatgtatatatatatacatatatatatatacatatatatatatacatatatatatatatatatatatatatgtgtgtgtatgtgagtgtttgtgtgtgtgtgtgtctatgtgtttgtgtgtgtgtgtgtgtgtgtgtgtgtgtgtgtgtgtgtgtgtgcgtgtgtgtgtgtgtgtgtgtgtgtgtgtgtgtgtgtgtgtgtgtgt from the Penaeus vannamei isolate JL-2024 chromosome 33, ASM4276789v1, whole genome shotgun sequence genome contains:
- the LOC113805413 gene encoding DNA damage-regulated autophagy modulator protein 2 → MGSGLAWLPLVTGSLLPVTFLITYVWSVVAGHVEPDFPYISATGTYPPESCFFGQMLNIDAVLMAALVWMRHKMILDYCAKNIAPKALPSRSKVASFFGYAASLGISLVGNFQATNFTSIHLLGACLAFGVGNLYIWMQAVMSYSLEPRVNSRAVSHLRVFCSFLASAMCVVTVVFSYLHTRDNKDVAYWAAEHSWMRERNSWAYHVVATASEWVLAGAFYVVLLTLVPEFKRVTVQGMVVELERDRRQVRGDDSRSTGTVNESFAETVRL